A region from the Lolium perenne isolate Kyuss_39 chromosome 4, Kyuss_2.0, whole genome shotgun sequence genome encodes:
- the LOC139838973 gene encoding 3'-5' exonuclease-like translates to MQAITQIRTFTVHGGKEIEVVYTNEEETMSKYLKMYAQWYAEEEENKFVGLDLEYTPEDPNHEEDNYLAVAQLCMRNHVLVCHFSWTNGECPALRSFLQDQGIVFCSVDKRADFIKLYYEKIIIPRQNWIDIQEIVIVKGLNERGNLMRDGMASLATSIIDESYSQMKSKFPRERHNYWEEQPLSDLNLEYAAKDAYVSYQLYVKIWVAEIEAEQAQRNAAAEIARLNGELASAG, encoded by the exons ATGCAGGCCATTACTCAGATCAGGACCTTCACCGTCCATGGCGGCAAGGAGATCGAAGTTGTCTACACAAACGAGGAGGAGACGATGAGCAAGTACCTGAAGATGTACGCGCAGTGGTatgcggaagaagaagagaacaagtttgtaggattggatctcgagtacactCCGGAGGACCCCAACCACGAAGAAGACAACTACCTCGCCGTCGCTCAACTGTGCATGAGGAACCACGTCCTCGTCTGCCACTTTTCCTG GACCAACGGGGAATGTCCGGCGCTGCGCTCATTCCTTCAAGATCAAGGAATTGTGTTCTGCAGCGTTGACAAGAGAGCAGATTTTATAAAGTTATATTACGAGAAGATTATAATTCCAAGGCAGAACTGGATCGATATCCAGGAAATTGTCATCGTCAAAGGTCTCAACGAGAGAGGAAACTTAATGAGGGATGGAATGGCTAGTCTTGCAACTAGCATCATCGACGAGTCGTACAGCCAGATGAAGAGCAAATTCCCTCGAGAGAGGCACAATTACTGGGAAGAGCAGCCGTTGTCTGATTTAAACCTGGAGTATGCAGCTAAAGATGCTTACGTGAGCTACCAGCTCTACGTTAAGATATG GGTAGCAGAGATCGAAGCTGAACAGGCACAGAGAAATGCTGCAGCTGAAATAGCAAGGTTAAATGGTGAACTTGCAAGCGCGGGCTGA